In a single window of the Sesamum indicum cultivar Zhongzhi No. 13 linkage group LG16, S_indicum_v1.0, whole genome shotgun sequence genome:
- the LOC105178530 gene encoding universal stress protein PHOS32, which translates to MEDNKLNRSSTSSFPHLHLRCHSLHLSLLLSIQYYPNCFFFQQLNLQRTCPHTTGPHYLTAAMASAPPATAAVVVDHPNHDLRPVQVKTSSPRFPPPAGTPTSSTASSPFHRRIGIAVDLSEESAYAVKWAVDNYLRLGDAVILLHVLSTSVLYGADWGPSTPTTPTSENSFSVTPPERTEEEYDNFTAAQANILAQPLVDAHMPVKIHIVKDHDMKERLCLEVERLGLSAVIMGSRGIGASRRSSNGKLGSMSDYCVQHCACPVVVVRYNKEEKAAGKKEKREYHGAANMKK; encoded by the coding sequence ATGGAAGATAACAAGCTTAACCGATCCTCCACCTCCTCCTTTCCCCACCTTCATCTTCGGTGTCATTCGTTGCATCTCTCCTTGCTTCTCTCGATTCAGTATTACCcaaattgtttcttttttcaacaattaaaCCTTCAACGAACGTGCCCACACACGACCGGACCTCATTACCTGACCGCCGCCATGGCTTCAGCACCACCCGCCACCGCTGCCGTCGTCGTGGATCACCCCAACCATGACCTACGTCCTGTACAAGTCAAAACATCCTCCCCACGCTTCCCTCCACCCGCCGGGACCCCAACATCCAGTACCGCCTCATCTCCCTTCCACCGTCGCATTGGCATCGCCGTGGACCTCAGTGAAGAGAGCGCATACGCAGTGAAATGGGCCGTCGACAATTACCTCCGCCTTGGTGACGCTGTAATCCTCCTCCATGTCCTCTCTACCTCCGTCCTCTATGGCGCGGACTGGGGCCCCTCCACCCCCACCACCCCCACCTCTGAAAACTCCTTCTCCGTAACACCACCGGAACGAACGGAAGAAGAATATGATAACTTCACGGCGGCACAAGCAAACATCTTGGCACAGCCGTTGGTGGATGCCCACATGCCGGTCAAGATTCATATTGTGAAGGATCATGATATGAAGGAACGGCTTTGCTTGGAGGTTGAGAGGCTGGGATTGAGCGCGGTTATAATGGGGAGTAGAGGGATTGGGGCCTCGAGGAGGAGCAGCAATGGCAAGCTTGGGAGTATGAGTGATTATTGCGTGCAGCATTGCGCCTGTccagtggtggtggtgaggTATAATAAGGAGGAGAAGGCGGCGGGCAAGAAGGAAAAACGCGAGTATCATGGTGCTGCTaatatgaaaaagtaa